Proteins encoded within one genomic window of Nitrospiria bacterium:
- a CDS encoding IscS subfamily cysteine desulfurase, with amino-acid sequence MKLPIFMDNHATTPLDPKVLEAMMPYLTDKFGNAASRNHSFGWEAEQATEIARKQLADLIHADSKEIIFTSGATESDNLALKGVAEMYREKGDHIITSTTEHRAILDSAKRLEKQGYQVTYLPVDKNGVVLPEEVKKAITDKTILISIMLANNEIGTINPIAEIGKIAKEKGILFHCDATQGVGKIPVHVGEMGIDLLSFSAHKIYGPKGVGALFVRRRNPRVRLAPQMDGGGHERGMRSGTLNIPGIVGFGKACEIAGQIMEAEGKQMAYLRDKLKEGILKNLDEVYLNGHPVNHLPNNLNLSFAYVEGEALLMGLKEIALSSGSACTSATLEPSYVLRALGVGADLAHSSIRFGLGRFNTEQEVDYVVQRVTETVNKLREMSPLYELAKEGVDLKSVQWSQH; translated from the coding sequence ATGAAGTTACCGATTTTTATGGATAATCATGCGACTACGCCACTCGACCCGAAAGTTTTGGAAGCGATGATGCCTTATTTAACCGATAAATTTGGCAATGCAGCAAGTCGGAATCACTCCTTTGGCTGGGAAGCAGAACAAGCAACGGAAATAGCCCGAAAGCAATTGGCAGATTTGATTCATGCTGATTCAAAAGAAATCATTTTTACAAGCGGTGCCACCGAATCCGATAATTTAGCCCTTAAGGGTGTAGCCGAAATGTATCGGGAAAAGGGAGATCATATCATTACCAGTACCACCGAGCATAGAGCCATTTTGGACTCCGCAAAGAGACTTGAGAAACAGGGTTACCAAGTCACCTATTTACCCGTTGATAAAAATGGGGTGGTTCTTCCGGAAGAAGTGAAAAAAGCAATAACGGATAAGACCATCCTTATCTCTATCATGCTGGCCAACAATGAAATCGGAACCATCAACCCCATTGCAGAAATTGGTAAAATTGCGAAAGAAAAGGGTATCCTTTTTCATTGTGATGCCACACAGGGCGTGGGAAAGATACCTGTACATGTAGGCGAAATGGGGATTGATCTCCTATCTTTTTCAGCCCACAAAATTTATGGCCCAAAAGGGGTTGGGGCGCTGTTTGTAAGACGCAGAAACCCTCGAGTCCGGTTGGCTCCCCAAATGGACGGGGGAGGACATGAAAGGGGGATGCGCTCCGGGACCTTAAATATTCCGGGTATTGTCGGGTTTGGAAAAGCCTGTGAGATTGCGGGGCAAATCATGGAGGCAGAAGGTAAGCAAATGGCGTATCTTAGAGATAAGCTTAAAGAAGGAATTTTAAAAAATCTTGATGAAGTTTATCTCAACGGTCATCCAGTCAATCATTTGCCTAACAATTTAAATTTAAGTTTTGCTTATGTAGAGGGGGAAGCCCTTTTGATGGGTTTAAAAGAGATAGCCCTCTCTTCTGGATCGGCATGTACCTCGGCCACATTGGAACCTTCTTATGTTTTAAGGGCTCTGGGTGTAGGGGCTGACCTTGCCCATTCTTCGATCCGTTTTGGATTGGGACGGTTTAACACCGAACAAGAAGTAGATTACGTGGTGCAGCGAGTGACTGAAACGGTTAATAAATTACGGGAAATGTCTCCTCTTTATGAGTTGGCGAAGGAGGGAGTCGATTTAAAATCCGTTCAGTGGAGTCAACACTAA
- the hscB gene encoding Fe-S protein assembly co-chaperone HscB, translating into MSILHKGKEMVQLNCWHCQKKTETRSFCEHCGKVQPVSLDEDYFSFLGFPRLLSINPQDLEKAFHELSRRFHPDFFHGSIDNEKKLSLENSVFLNKAYRTLKDPIERAEYFLTLEGEPPSKNQKQPPADLFEEIFEIQELIEDFRKSKDEPDSLDSALKENLEKEKRDLEGRRGELEKELVGLFQKWDLFHKGSLKEERIEEKKKIFKEIRDILYNRSYLNTVIRDIGKALET; encoded by the coding sequence ATGTCCATTCTTCATAAGGGAAAAGAAATGGTTCAGTTAAACTGTTGGCATTGCCAAAAAAAAACCGAAACCCGTTCTTTTTGTGAGCATTGCGGAAAGGTTCAGCCGGTTTCTTTAGATGAGGATTACTTTTCCTTTTTGGGTTTCCCGCGTCTTCTTTCTATCAATCCTCAAGATCTTGAAAAGGCCTTTCATGAATTAAGTCGGAGATTTCATCCTGATTTTTTCCATGGATCGATCGATAATGAAAAGAAATTAAGCCTTGAAAACTCTGTGTTTCTGAATAAGGCCTATCGAACGCTAAAAGATCCAATCGAACGGGCTGAATATTTTTTAACGTTGGAAGGAGAACCTCCTTCAAAAAACCAAAAACAACCTCCTGCGGACCTGTTTGAAGAAATCTTTGAAATTCAGGAGTTGATAGAGGATTTCAGGAAATCAAAGGATGAACCCGATTCCTTAGACAGTGCTTTAAAAGAAAACCTCGAAAAGGAAAAAAGGGACCTGGAAGGCAGGAGAGGCGAGTTGGAAAAGGAACTGGTTGGTCTTTTTCAAAAGTGGGATCTTTTTCACAAAGGGAGCCTTAAAGAAGAACGGATTGAGGAAAAAAAGAAAATTTTTAAGGAAATTCGTGATATTTTATATAACCGGTCCTATTTAAATACAGTGATTCGAGATATTGGGAAAGCACTAGAAACATAG
- a CDS encoding Rrf2 family transcriptional regulator, which produces MLRLSKKIDYGLLAMTYIAFHDNESRVINTKEIAEEYSIPGELLAKVLQRLAKKGLILSQNGPKGGYQLAKEPGNISVGEIVKAIEGPIQMMECNQEDHQCLQIEKCSVRSPLTKIQQSISNLLDNITLEEMRCDDIIHLTFHGEGVK; this is translated from the coding sequence ATGTTAAGGCTTTCTAAAAAAATTGATTATGGACTTCTGGCAATGACCTATATTGCTTTTCACGATAATGAAAGCCGGGTGATTAATACAAAAGAAATTGCTGAGGAGTACAGTATTCCCGGAGAACTTCTGGCAAAGGTGTTACAGCGTTTGGCAAAGAAAGGATTAATCCTAAGCCAAAACGGCCCGAAGGGGGGGTATCAATTAGCAAAAGAACCTGGAAACATTTCGGTGGGGGAAATTGTGAAGGCAATTGAAGGGCCCATCCAAATGATGGAATGTAATCAAGAAGATCACCAGTGTTTGCAAATTGAAAAATGTAGTGTTCGAAGTCCTTTGACCAAAATACAACAAAGCATTTCAAATTTATTGGATAATATCACTCTTGAAGAAATGCGTTGTGATGATATTATCCATTTAACATTTCATGGAGAAGGGGTGAAGTAA
- a CDS encoding iron-sulfur cluster assembly accessory protein, with the protein MMETTTGKPPVNLTESAAKEVKRLMQVQAPDMEDAGLRIAVRGGGCSGLSYDMRFDNKISEHDQVYEILGTKVIVDLKSALYLQGTTLDYVESLTGGGLKFINPNAKQSCGCGESFSA; encoded by the coding sequence ATGATGGAAACAACCACAGGAAAACCACCCGTTAATCTCACGGAAAGTGCTGCCAAAGAAGTGAAGCGTTTAATGCAGGTCCAGGCTCCTGATATGGAAGATGCAGGGTTGAGGATAGCTGTTCGGGGAGGAGGGTGTTCTGGTCTTTCTTACGATATGCGTTTTGATAATAAAATATCAGAGCATGACCAGGTGTATGAGATCCTGGGAACGAAGGTCATCGTGGATTTAAAAAGTGCTCTTTATCTTCAGGGAACGACTCTGGACTATGTGGAAAGCCTTACCGGAGGTGGTCTGAAGTTCATCAATCCAAATGCGAAACAAAGCTGCGGTTGCGGTGAATCCTTTTCTGCCTAA
- the iscU gene encoding Fe-S cluster assembly scaffold IscU, protein MAYSDKVIEHYNNPRNVGSLDKNTKGVGTGIVGAPECGDVMKLQIKVNDQGVIEDAKFKTFGCGSAIASSSLATEWMKGKSIEEAKAIKNTEIVKELNLPPVKIHCSVLAEDAIKAALEDYKKRWVNSEGENKGK, encoded by the coding sequence ATGGCTTACAGCGATAAAGTAATTGAACATTATAACAACCCGCGAAATGTGGGGAGCCTGGATAAAAATACCAAAGGGGTTGGAACGGGTATTGTTGGGGCACCCGAGTGCGGGGATGTCATGAAATTGCAAATCAAGGTTAATGATCAAGGGGTCATTGAAGATGCCAAGTTCAAAACCTTTGGTTGTGGCAGTGCCATTGCTAGTTCCAGCTTGGCCACTGAGTGGATGAAAGGTAAATCAATCGAAGAGGCAAAAGCCATTAAGAATACGGAAATTGTCAAAGAATTAAACCTTCCGCCTGTAAAAATTCATTGTTCGGTTTTAGCTGAAGATGCCATTAAAGCCGCTCTAGAGGATTATAAAAAGCGTTGGGTTAACTCAGAAGGGGAAAACAAAGGAAAATAA